From a single Natronorubrum tibetense GA33 genomic region:
- a CDS encoding 4Fe-4S dicluster domain-containing protein — protein sequence MTQMGMAIDLERCQGCRACVLACKTENDTPRGAFWMNVFRHEEGEFPDVDQGFTPNPCHHCSEPSCAEVCPTTARFKRESDGIVLTDYDTCIGCRYCEVGCPYGVNYFQWRDSPEGQYGFATGDELVDEVHQNLQELDDEFEGSDRPWADHSLSETQEPRGNKLGGGDHKVGTMGKCTFCVHRQDGDDEELRGTTACEEVCPTNVIHFGDMEDPESKPRQHLEAKGRTQQWKMLKETGNEPNVVYLGDQPTSDARNMEDDYKDPDEAIDAETEREPQYLAADGGEIQ from the coding sequence ATGACCCAGATGGGGATGGCTATCGACTTAGAGCGCTGTCAGGGCTGTCGGGCCTGCGTACTGGCCTGCAAGACGGAAAACGACACGCCCCGCGGCGCGTTCTGGATGAACGTCTTCCGCCACGAGGAAGGCGAGTTCCCGGACGTAGACCAGGGCTTTACGCCGAACCCGTGTCATCACTGTTCGGAGCCGTCCTGTGCGGAGGTCTGTCCGACGACGGCCCGCTTCAAGCGGGAGTCGGACGGGATCGTCCTCACGGATTACGACACCTGTATCGGCTGTCGGTACTGCGAGGTCGGCTGTCCGTACGGCGTCAACTACTTCCAGTGGCGTGACTCCCCGGAGGGACAGTACGGCTTCGCAACTGGCGACGAACTCGTCGACGAGGTCCATCAGAACCTACAGGAACTCGACGACGAGTTCGAGGGCAGCGATCGACCGTGGGCCGACCACAGCCTGAGCGAGACCCAGGAGCCACGCGGAAACAAGCTGGGCGGCGGCGACCACAAGGTCGGCACGATGGGCAAGTGTACGTTCTGTGTTCACCGACAGGACGGCGACGACGAGGAGCTCCGGGGGACGACCGCCTGCGAGGAAGTCTGTCCGACCAACGTCATTCACTTCGGAGATATGGAGGATCCGGAGAGCAAGCCCCGCCAGCACCTCGAGGCCAAGGGACGTACACAGCAGTGGAAGATGCTCAAAGAGACCGGCAACGAGCCGAACGTCGTCTATCTCGGCGATCAGCCGACCAGCGACGCTCGAAACATGGAAGACGACTACAAGGATCCGGACGAGGCGATCGACGCCGAGACCGAGCGCGAACCCCAGTACCTCGCGGCCGACGGAGGTGAGATCCAATGA
- the nrfD gene encoding NrfD/PsrC family molybdoenzyme membrane anchor subunit codes for MSAIDADIERLTEPLRGTSTKFYVALAIAAILSFATAAAYFTQLRFGMAVTGLRGWGTQGGVPWGLYIGTFIWWIGIAHGGVAISAAVRLFDFEEFLPIARIAEILTLIALPMAATNILFDIGRPDTLWVMIANWPSTVQSSPLTWDMTATFLYFIMAGTYLIITLRNDIYDCRQRDTLPSAFEPLYKLLLVGYRPSEREKTHQMAWWMAIGILLLVPLMSGGVVPWLFATMGMHPGWFGASHGPAMFAESMTSAIAAVVITAAVFRWAYGWDDVISDDIFRGLNKALIVLVLVTLWFLAQSLVTGSYPAAPADTGQITESLVSGGMAVPFWLSVGGLLIGLGYFVAQALQPSLFSVAASVVAAVLVTTAILLKKIVFVVEGLLYPTQEPLASMFTENSYWPTLTELTMAFGTIAVAVLIFLVVTKMIPIVELEHARAPPDETEDADAEVTDA; via the coding sequence ATGAGTGCGATCGATGCGGATATCGAGCGACTCACGGAACCGCTCCGCGGAACCTCGACCAAGTTCTACGTCGCACTCGCCATTGCAGCGATCCTCTCGTTCGCGACGGCGGCCGCGTATTTCACCCAGCTCCGGTTCGGGATGGCCGTCACCGGCCTTCGCGGCTGGGGAACCCAGGGTGGCGTCCCGTGGGGGCTGTACATCGGGACGTTCATCTGGTGGATCGGGATCGCCCACGGCGGCGTTGCGATCTCCGCTGCAGTCAGGTTGTTCGATTTCGAGGAGTTCCTGCCGATCGCCCGAATCGCCGAAATCCTCACCCTGATCGCGCTCCCGATGGCAGCGACGAACATCCTGTTCGACATCGGCCGCCCCGACACGCTCTGGGTGATGATCGCCAACTGGCCCTCGACGGTCCAGAGTTCGCCGCTGACCTGGGATATGACGGCGACGTTCCTCTATTTCATTATGGCAGGAACGTACCTCATCATCACGCTGCGAAACGATATCTACGACTGTCGGCAACGCGATACGCTACCGTCGGCCTTTGAGCCACTCTACAAACTGTTGCTGGTCGGCTACCGACCCAGTGAGCGCGAAAAGACCCACCAGATGGCGTGGTGGATGGCGATCGGTATCCTGTTACTCGTCCCGTTGATGAGCGGTGGCGTGGTCCCGTGGCTGTTTGCAACGATGGGAATGCACCCCGGCTGGTTCGGTGCCTCCCACGGACCCGCGATGTTCGCGGAGTCGATGACCTCCGCCATCGCCGCCGTGGTGATCACTGCGGCCGTGTTCCGGTGGGCCTACGGCTGGGACGACGTGATCAGCGACGATATTTTCCGCGGCCTGAACAAGGCGCTGATCGTGCTCGTGCTTGTGACTCTGTGGTTCCTCGCTCAGAGTCTCGTCACCGGCTCCTACCCGGCTGCACCCGCCGACACAGGTCAGATCACCGAGTCGCTCGTGAGCGGCGGTATGGCGGTGCCGTTCTGGCTCTCCGTCGGCGGCCTGCTCATCGGACTGGGGTACTTCGTCGCGCAGGCGCTCCAACCGTCGCTGTTCAGCGTCGCAGCCTCGGTGGTCGCCGCCGTCCTCGTGACCACGGCGATCCTGCTGAAGAAGATCGTCTTCGTCGTCGAAGGGCTGCTTTACCCGACGCAAGAGCCACTCGCAAGTATGTTTACCGAAAACAGTTACTGGCCGACACTCACCGAATTGACGATGGCGTTCGGAACGATCGCCGTTGCCGTGCTCATCTTCCTCGTGGTCACGAAAATGATCCCGATCGTCGAACTCGAGCACGCCAGAGCGCCACCTGATGAGACCGAAGACGCCGACGCGGAGGTGACCGACGCATGA
- a CDS encoding TorD/DmsD family molecular chaperone — MNRDPQTTEEADLTEIGALLAPAYRTLGQLYLEPPAEPTVDAIRTWCERVTDGSLPPDIEEAVDTIGTAETDPDTLRSAFTRLLQGVSYGESTPPPYESMYVDEMLNGPSTTEVEAFYFEMGVDLAVEDELIDHAGYELSFLAELCERGDREAQLGFIRTHLGDWLPEFHEVAMDERGGGEPPAFYRGVFSLTESLLELHAEMLEEDDD; from the coding sequence ATGAACCGAGACCCGCAGACAACTGAAGAGGCGGACCTGACTGAGATCGGTGCGCTGCTGGCACCGGCCTACCGAACGCTCGGACAGCTCTACCTCGAGCCACCCGCGGAGCCAACGGTCGACGCGATCCGAACGTGGTGTGAACGAGTCACTGACGGATCGCTTCCACCGGACATAGAGGAGGCCGTCGATACCATCGGAACAGCCGAAACCGACCCCGATACCCTCCGGTCTGCGTTTACGAGACTGTTACAGGGCGTCAGCTACGGCGAGTCGACGCCGCCGCCGTACGAATCGATGTACGTCGACGAGATGCTCAACGGCCCGAGCACGACCGAAGTCGAGGCGTTTTACTTCGAGATGGGAGTCGACCTCGCCGTCGAGGACGAACTGATCGATCACGCGGGTTACGAGCTGTCGTTCCTCGCCGAACTCTGTGAACGCGGCGACCGGGAGGCCCAACTCGGGTTCATCAGAACGCATCTCGGGGACTGGTTACCCGAATTTCACGAGGTCGCGATGGATGAACGCGGGGGCGGCGAGCCGCCGGCGTTCTACCGCGGCGTCTTCTCGCTGACCGAATCGCTGCTCGAGTTACACGCCGAAATGCTGGAGGAAGACGATGACTGA
- a CDS encoding hydrogenase iron-sulfur subunit: MTDDADVGAFVCSCADTCDIDLETARERVDGVSMAASSDLLCEGDTVRDVCSVVEDRDLEELILTCPAAAGQERLERIERETGATVHFVDQREGAGWVHDEPAATEKTARLVNAARAGLDVGSEPTPIGETVGRSVAVVGDAQLAAAMPESAEVSLIADGREFDDVSTDLSDVRFERGRVLDVSGSLGEIEVTLEARVTEDCIDCMDCVRVDPDDVVTRTPIDISPDASGGEWTDVCPTDAIDLEGVRRTVSFDQVVHPGGEDNTPGGTTGYHTDADLGTIAAVSDLLEPDRSSFLDLEMDVCASGDSGQEGCRACYDACPHDAVSKPAPHEVEFDLSACQNCGACTSSCPTGAVDLADRSNERIAREVEALVDEEPSGGLLDWSSTTAIDPQVVAFVCSERAETALSRYGQMAASGREDVSYPPILPVRVNCTDTVGQAHVLHALAAGADGVTIVGCGNDCAHSGPDPKAELVERLNAATTDLGLGERVRFLAPNSETSGEFAHSLSAFVEELTETPIPPGEHEASGTSLTAEDDLPAYGNRVWSLESIRTILEYVDPGRERIRGLENFGTMSVSDACGLTPTCANLCPTGAIRREDGEGTLEFSHERCVDCGLCETGCPESAITMETGLDIELLPEENGGDAWTTVHEAELFECRSCGAVVASVSTVEDLKAQLPDGQMDGVEGHMAEYCSDCKGDLAFKL; this comes from the coding sequence ATGACTGACGACGCCGATGTTGGCGCGTTCGTCTGCTCGTGTGCCGACACCTGCGACATCGACCTCGAGACGGCTCGCGAGCGGGTCGACGGCGTCTCGATGGCGGCGAGCTCCGATCTCCTCTGTGAGGGAGACACCGTCCGTGACGTCTGCAGCGTCGTCGAGGATCGCGACCTCGAGGAGCTCATCCTCACCTGTCCCGCCGCAGCGGGACAGGAACGACTCGAGCGCATCGAACGGGAGACCGGGGCGACCGTCCACTTCGTCGACCAGCGCGAGGGGGCTGGCTGGGTCCACGACGAGCCGGCGGCCACGGAGAAGACGGCACGGCTAGTCAACGCCGCCCGTGCGGGACTCGACGTCGGCAGCGAGCCCACCCCGATCGGCGAAACCGTCGGGCGATCCGTCGCCGTCGTCGGCGACGCACAACTGGCCGCCGCCATGCCGGAATCCGCCGAGGTCTCGCTGATCGCAGACGGACGGGAGTTCGACGACGTTAGTACCGATCTCTCGGACGTCCGATTCGAGCGCGGCCGCGTCCTCGATGTCTCGGGCTCGCTCGGGGAGATCGAAGTCACGCTCGAGGCGCGAGTTACAGAGGACTGTATCGACTGCATGGACTGCGTCCGCGTCGATCCCGATGACGTGGTCACGCGGACACCGATCGACATCAGTCCGGACGCCTCGGGCGGCGAGTGGACCGACGTCTGCCCGACCGATGCGATCGATCTCGAGGGCGTCCGGCGAACCGTTTCGTTCGACCAGGTCGTCCACCCGGGGGGCGAGGACAACACCCCCGGAGGAACCACCGGCTACCACACCGACGCCGATCTCGGGACGATCGCGGCCGTCAGCGACCTGCTAGAGCCCGATCGGTCGTCGTTCCTCGATCTCGAGATGGACGTCTGTGCCTCGGGTGACTCCGGACAGGAGGGGTGTCGGGCCTGTTACGACGCCTGTCCCCACGATGCGGTGTCGAAGCCCGCACCGCACGAAGTGGAGTTCGATCTTTCGGCCTGCCAGAACTGCGGGGCCTGTACGAGTTCCTGTCCAACCGGGGCGGTCGACCTCGCGGACCGATCCAACGAGCGGATCGCTCGCGAGGTCGAAGCGCTCGTCGACGAGGAACCGAGCGGGGGGCTGCTCGACTGGTCGTCGACGACCGCAATCGACCCGCAAGTCGTCGCGTTTGTCTGTTCGGAGCGGGCCGAGACGGCGCTGTCGAGATACGGTCAGATGGCCGCAAGCGGCCGGGAAGACGTTTCCTACCCGCCGATCCTTCCCGTTCGCGTGAACTGTACCGACACGGTCGGGCAGGCCCACGTCCTGCACGCGCTCGCTGCCGGTGCCGACGGCGTGACGATCGTCGGCTGTGGCAACGACTGTGCGCACTCCGGTCCCGATCCGAAAGCCGAACTTGTCGAGCGGTTGAACGCCGCGACGACCGATCTCGGACTAGGCGAGCGCGTCAGGTTCCTCGCACCCAATTCCGAGACGTCTGGCGAGTTCGCCCACTCGCTGTCGGCGTTCGTCGAGGAACTGACGGAAACGCCGATCCCGCCGGGCGAACACGAGGCTTCGGGGACGTCCCTCACCGCCGAGGACGACCTGCCCGCCTACGGCAACCGTGTTTGGTCCCTCGAGAGCATCCGGACGATCCTCGAGTACGTCGACCCCGGACGGGAGCGGATCCGCGGCCTCGAAAACTTCGGGACGATGTCGGTCAGCGACGCCTGCGGCCTGACTCCGACCTGCGCGAACCTCTGTCCGACCGGCGCGATCCGCCGGGAGGACGGCGAGGGAACGCTCGAGTTCAGCCACGAGCGGTGCGTCGACTGCGGGCTCTGTGAGACCGGCTGTCCCGAGAGCGCGATCACGATGGAGACGGGCCTCGACATCGAACTCTTGCCGGAGGAAAACGGCGGCGACGCCTGGACGACCGTCCACGAAGCGGAGCTGTTCGAGTGTCGAAGCTGTGGCGCGGTCGTCGCCAGCGTCTCGACCGTCGAGGACCTGAAAGCCCAACTTCCGGACGGGCAGATGGACGGCGTCGAGGGCCACATGGCGGAGTACTGTAGCGACTGTAAGGGCGATCTTGCGTTCAAATTATGA
- a CDS encoding Mrp/NBP35 family ATP-binding protein: protein MTVTESRLRERLRDVEDPALGIDIVSLGLVTDLRIDDGVAEITLAFNAPYATDEMEMGDRIREVAADLGLETRLSVTVPQRDSANPLPGVRNVIAVSSGKGGVGKTTVATNLAAGLADEGARVGLLDGDIYGPNVPKMIGIDGEPGMTDDGSLVPPEAYGVKVISMAFLTRDGDDPAVLRGPMVDKILIRLIEDVEWGRLDYLVVDLPPGTGDAQLTLVQTLPVAGSVVVTTPEDVALDDVRKGIEMFRNHDTPVLGIAENMSAYHCPDCGGEHALFGSGGGREVAETYGVPLLEEIPMNPEIRTRSDDGAPVVCWDTDASEPFEALVESVANRVGAVNRAAVAGIDPDDPDPDDLSTPASYGGLENEAGTDSTTDPDGTSAEADPDISVDGDASSAETTNADERDTEDDSDGAEPSLGGLDVSDRG from the coding sequence ATGACCGTCACCGAATCACGGCTTCGCGAGCGACTCCGAGACGTCGAGGACCCTGCTCTCGGTATCGACATCGTCTCGTTGGGGCTGGTCACCGACCTCCGCATCGACGACGGCGTCGCCGAGATCACCCTCGCGTTCAACGCGCCCTACGCGACCGACGAGATGGAGATGGGTGACCGAATCCGAGAGGTCGCCGCCGACCTCGGCCTCGAGACCAGACTATCCGTGACCGTTCCTCAGCGCGATTCCGCGAACCCGCTTCCCGGTGTGCGAAACGTTATCGCCGTCTCCTCCGGGAAGGGTGGCGTCGGCAAGACGACCGTCGCGACGAACCTCGCGGCCGGACTCGCCGACGAGGGAGCACGTGTCGGCCTGCTCGACGGCGACATTTACGGCCCAAACGTCCCGAAGATGATCGGGATCGACGGCGAACCGGGGATGACCGACGACGGGAGCCTGGTACCGCCGGAGGCCTACGGCGTGAAGGTGATCAGCATGGCATTTCTGACTCGAGACGGCGACGATCCGGCCGTGTTGCGGGGGCCGATGGTCGACAAGATCCTCATCCGACTCATCGAGGACGTCGAGTGGGGCCGGCTCGATTACCTCGTGGTCGATCTCCCGCCGGGGACCGGCGACGCCCAGCTCACGCTGGTTCAGACGCTGCCGGTGGCCGGCTCCGTCGTCGTAACGACGCCCGAAGACGTCGCCCTCGACGACGTCCGAAAGGGGATCGAGATGTTCCGGAACCACGACACGCCCGTCCTCGGAATCGCCGAGAACATGAGTGCGTACCACTGTCCTGACTGCGGCGGCGAACACGCCCTGTTCGGCAGCGGCGGCGGCCGAGAGGTCGCCGAGACGTACGGCGTCCCGCTGCTCGAGGAGATTCCGATGAACCCCGAAATCAGGACCCGGAGCGATGACGGCGCCCCGGTCGTCTGTTGGGATACCGATGCTTCGGAGCCGTTCGAGGCCCTCGTCGAGTCGGTCGCCAACCGGGTCGGAGCGGTCAATCGGGCCGCCGTCGCCGGTATCGATCCTGACGATCCCGATCCCGACGATCTCTCGACGCCGGCGAGCTACGGCGGGCTCGAGAACGAGGCCGGGACCGACTCGACGACTGATCCCGACGGGACATCAGCCGAGGCCGACCCGGACATCTCGGTCGACGGCGACGCGTCGAGCGCCGAGACGACGAACGCGGACGAACGGGACACTGAGGACGATTCGGATGGAGCGGAACCTTCACTCGGCGGGCTGGACGTCTCCGATCGCGGCTAG
- a CDS encoding translation initiation factor IF-2 subunit gamma, producing MAGTQQPEVNIGLVGHVDHGKTTLVQALSGSWTDQHSEEMKRGISIRLGYADATFRHCEGAEEPECYTVEEECPDGSESEPLRTVSFVDAPGHETLMATMLSGASLMDGAVLVVSASESVPQPQTEEHLMALDIIGIDNIVIAQNKVDLVDSETARDNYEQIQEFVEGTVAEGAPVVPVSAGQEVNIDLLIQAIEEEIPTPERDPNADPRMHVARSFDINKPGTTYEDLAGGVLGGSLVQGELSVDDEIEIKPGREVEEGGQTEYVPIETTIRSLQAGGETVDTVSPGGLLGVGTGLDPALTKGDALAGRLAGPPGSLPPTWQEFTMEVDLLERVVGAESGETVDEISTGEPLMMTVGTATTVGAVTSAREGECEVNLKRPVAAEPGAKIAINRRIGARWRLIGLGTLTE from the coding sequence ATGGCAGGAACTCAACAACCGGAGGTGAACATCGGGCTCGTCGGTCACGTCGACCACGGCAAGACGACGCTAGTCCAGGCGCTCAGCGGCTCCTGGACCGACCAGCACTCAGAGGAGATGAAACGCGGGATCTCCATCAGGCTGGGCTACGCGGACGCGACGTTTCGTCACTGCGAGGGAGCCGAGGAACCCGAATGTTACACCGTCGAGGAGGAGTGTCCGGACGGCTCCGAAAGCGAGCCGCTTCGGACCGTGTCGTTCGTCGACGCCCCGGGTCACGAGACCCTGATGGCGACGATGCTCTCGGGTGCATCGCTGATGGACGGCGCCGTCCTGGTCGTCAGCGCCAGCGAGTCCGTCCCCCAGCCCCAGACCGAAGAGCACCTGATGGCGCTCGACATCATCGGCATCGACAACATCGTCATCGCTCAGAACAAGGTCGACCTCGTCGATAGCGAGACGGCTCGAGACAACTACGAACAGATCCAGGAGTTCGTCGAAGGGACGGTCGCCGAAGGCGCGCCAGTCGTTCCTGTCTCGGCCGGCCAGGAGGTCAACATAGACCTGCTGATTCAGGCGATCGAGGAGGAGATTCCGACGCCGGAGCGGGATCCCAACGCCGACCCACGGATGCACGTCGCCCGCAGTTTCGACATCAACAAACCGGGGACGACCTACGAGGATCTCGCCGGTGGTGTCCTCGGCGGCAGCCTGGTGCAGGGCGAGCTCTCGGTCGACGACGAGATCGAGATCAAGCCCGGTCGCGAGGTCGAAGAGGGTGGCCAAACCGAGTACGTCCCGATCGAGACGACGATCCGCTCGTTGCAAGCCGGCGGCGAGACGGTCGACACGGTCAGCCCGGGCGGCTTACTCGGCGTCGGTACCGGACTCGATCCGGCGCTGACGAAAGGCGACGCGCTGGCCGGCCGACTGGCCGGTCCGCCGGGCTCGCTCCCGCCGACGTGGCAGGAGTTCACGATGGAGGTCGACCTGCTCGAGCGCGTCGTCGGCGCGGAAAGCGGCGAGACGGTCGACGAGATCAGCACCGGCGAGCCCCTGATGATGACCGTCGGGACGGCGACGACCGTCGGCGCGGTCACCAGCGCTCGCGAGGGTGAGTGCGAGGTCAACCTCAAACGACCCGTCGCCGCCGAACCAGGGGCAAAGATCGCGATCAACCGCCGCATCGGCGCGCGCTGGCGGCTGATCGGGCTCGGAACGCTCACGGAGTAA
- a CDS encoding PIN domain-containing protein, which yields MSTPTRVALDTSALMMPVELDVRLFDELDRLVDAYEPTIPQAVVEELRRLSEKGGTEGTAANVGHDLATERCLVVDTEASYADDALVELAREGGVDYVVTNDRPLGDRILAASVPVIALRGRNKLAITQP from the coding sequence ATGAGCACGCCGACGCGGGTCGCACTCGATACGAGTGCCCTCATGATGCCGGTCGAACTCGACGTCCGGTTGTTCGACGAACTCGATCGACTCGTCGACGCCTACGAGCCGACGATCCCACAGGCCGTCGTCGAAGAACTCCGCCGCCTCTCCGAGAAGGGCGGCACCGAGGGAACGGCCGCGAACGTCGGGCACGACCTGGCGACCGAACGCTGTCTCGTCGTCGACACGGAGGCGTCGTACGCCGACGACGCGCTGGTCGAACTCGCCCGCGAGGGAGGAGTCGACTACGTCGTCACGAACGACCGCCCGCTGGGCGACCGGATACTCGCGGCGAGCGTACCGGTAATTGCATTACGCGGGAGAAACAAGTTAGCGATCACTCAACCATAG
- a CDS encoding DNA-directed RNA polymerase — protein sequence MYKRVTLTDTVEVPPEELGDVSPNLVKRLLQDKLEGRMDEQVGSVVSVTNVHDIGEGTVLPNRPGVYYEAEFDAVTFDPQMQEVVDGTVVEVVEFGAFVGIGPVDGLLHVSQISDEYLAYDGENQQLASNESNRTLGVDDAVRARIVTKSIDERNPRDSKIGLTAKQPGLGKHGWLEDDHEKQEAAAGE from the coding sequence ATGTACAAGCGGGTCACCTTAACGGACACGGTAGAAGTACCGCCCGAGGAGCTCGGCGACGTCTCGCCGAACCTCGTGAAGCGACTGCTGCAGGACAAACTCGAGGGACGCATGGACGAACAGGTCGGCAGCGTCGTCTCGGTCACCAACGTCCACGACATCGGTGAAGGGACGGTGTTGCCGAACCGGCCGGGCGTCTACTACGAAGCGGAGTTCGACGCCGTCACGTTCGATCCACAGATGCAGGAAGTGGTCGACGGCACCGTCGTCGAAGTCGTCGAGTTCGGTGCTTTCGTCGGGATCGGTCCCGTCGACGGACTCCTCCACGTCTCCCAGATCAGCGACGAGTACCTCGCCTACGACGGCGAGAACCAGCAGCTCGCCTCGAACGAATCTAATCGGACGCTGGGCGTCGACGACGCCGTCCGCGCACGGATCGTCACCAAGAGCATCGACGAGCGCAACCCGCGCGACTCGAAGATCGGCCTGACGGCCAAACAGCCGGGGCTCGGCAAGCACGGCTGGCTCGAGGACGACCACGAGAAGCAAGAAGCGGCTGCGGGTGAATAA
- the spt4 gene encoding transcription elongation factor subunit Spt4: MASDRLVCRECHRVNEPDNETCDACNSSSLTEDWAGYVVIAHPEESQIATEMQVTESGAYALKVR; the protein is encoded by the coding sequence ATGGCATCGGATCGGCTCGTCTGTCGCGAGTGCCACCGGGTCAACGAACCGGACAACGAGACCTGCGACGCCTGTAACTCCTCGTCGCTGACCGAGGACTGGGCCGGCTACGTCGTTATCGCCCACCCCGAGGAGAGTCAGATCGCGACCGAGATGCAGGTCACCGAATCCGGCGCGTACGCGCTGAAAGTTCGGTAA
- a CDS encoding GTP-dependent dephospho-CoA kinase family protein translates to MTRDDTADSGSAGTGPESDDTGDQLLVLPDDLRHELKEPMGPVETDADVLLEAVDGPLIAVGDVVTYHFLQAGRAPDVAVVDERTKRSAVDEEIRETVTESTSLEAVNPPAELSAEMIEALREAMTSDEPTTILVDGEEDLVALPAIVAAPEGASVVYGQPDEGMVHVKVSDEHRTEMRALLERFEGDTERFWTLLEGD, encoded by the coding sequence GTGACTCGCGACGACACCGCAGACTCCGGGTCCGCCGGTACCGGCCCGGAGTCAGATGATACCGGCGACCAGCTACTGGTTCTCCCCGACGACCTTCGGCACGAACTCAAAGAGCCGATGGGTCCGGTCGAAACCGACGCCGACGTGCTGCTCGAGGCCGTCGACGGCCCGTTGATCGCCGTCGGCGACGTCGTCACCTATCACTTCCTGCAGGCCGGCCGCGCGCCAGATGTCGCGGTGGTCGACGAACGAACCAAACGATCGGCCGTCGACGAGGAGATCCGGGAGACCGTCACCGAATCGACCAGCCTCGAGGCCGTAAACCCGCCCGCGGAGCTCTCGGCCGAGATGATCGAGGCACTTCGCGAGGCCATGACGAGCGACGAGCCGACGACCATTTTGGTCGACGGTGAAGAGGATCTGGTCGCCTTGCCCGCGATCGTCGCCGCGCCTGAGGGTGCGAGCGTCGTCTACGGCCAGCCCGACGAGGGGATGGTCCACGTGAAAGTGAGCGACGAGCACCGAACCGAGATGCGCGCGTTGCTCGAGCGTTTCGAGGGCGATACGGAGCGATTCTGGACGTTGCTCGAGGGCGACTGA
- a CDS encoding cryptochrome/photolyase family protein has protein sequence MNLFWHRRDRRLADNCGLAAAASRDDGPVVPVFVIDPIVTATLGERKRAFVDRALRTLREQYRDRGSDLVVRTGSAAEVLPSLSAAYDADHVVSNECFEPTRREQARAVESALNVGSSSHVDSVLVDPTTLESRYPTYSQFHADWQRRPKPEPAAEPTAEDLASISDDEPISVTDTAIDLPEASTAAARDRLDAFCASGITQYKDRRDDLEAAVAEPTDAVSRLSPHLAGGTIGIREVWAAVTDVFESVDGRERRNVEKYGSELSWREWNYLLLYEFPELASENYNDPPNEIAWRNDDAELAAWKRGETGYPLVDAGMRQLEREGYVHNRPRQVVASFLTKHLLIDWRIGAAHFRDRLVDHDPATNAGSWQWIASTGTDSVDVRIFDPVAQLAKYDDEGAFIREYVPELESVPADQLIEWPTLPADVRADLAPDYPDPIVDRNAAYGRAQRVFEAALGNGG, from the coding sequence ATGAATCTGTTCTGGCACCGGCGCGACCGACGGCTCGCCGACAACTGCGGGCTGGCCGCCGCGGCCAGTCGAGACGACGGCCCCGTGGTCCCCGTGTTCGTTATCGACCCGATAGTAACCGCGACCCTCGGCGAGCGCAAGCGAGCGTTCGTCGATCGCGCGCTTCGAACGCTCAGAGAGCAGTACCGGGACCGTGGAAGCGACCTCGTTGTTCGAACCGGCTCCGCTGCCGAGGTCCTCCCCTCCCTCAGTGCGGCGTACGATGCCGACCACGTTGTCTCCAACGAGTGTTTCGAACCGACCCGCCGAGAACAGGCGCGCGCCGTCGAATCCGCCCTGAACGTCGGCTCGTCCTCGCACGTCGATTCCGTCCTCGTCGATCCAACGACGCTCGAGTCGCGCTATCCGACCTACAGCCAGTTCCACGCCGACTGGCAGCGACGGCCGAAACCGGAGCCGGCAGCCGAGCCGACGGCTGAGGACCTCGCCTCGATTAGCGACGACGAACCGATCTCGGTGACCGACACAGCTATCGACCTCCCCGAAGCCAGCACCGCGGCAGCACGGGACCGACTCGACGCCTTCTGTGCGTCCGGCATCACGCAATACAAGGACCGACGAGACGATCTCGAGGCGGCCGTAGCAGAGCCAACCGACGCTGTCTCCCGACTCTCGCCGCATCTGGCCGGCGGGACGATCGGCATCCGGGAGGTCTGGGCGGCCGTCACCGACGTCTTCGAGTCGGTCGACGGCCGCGAGCGACGGAACGTCGAAAAATACGGCTCCGAACTCTCCTGGCGAGAGTGGAACTACCTCCTCCTGTACGAATTCCCCGAGCTGGCGAGCGAGAACTACAACGACCCGCCGAACGAGATTGCGTGGCGCAACGATGACGCGGAGCTGGCGGCCTGGAAGCGCGGCGAAACAGGGTACCCGCTCGTCGACGCCGGAATGCGCCAGCTCGAGCGCGAGGGATACGTCCACAACCGGCCCCGACAGGTCGTCGCGAGCTTCCTGACGAAACACCTCCTGATCGACTGGCGGATCGGTGCTGCCCACTTCCGTGACCGACTCGTCGACCACGATCCGGCGACGAACGCCGGCAGCTGGCAATGGATCGCTTCCACGGGCACGGACTCCGTCGACGTTCGCATCTTCGATCCGGTCGCCCAACTCGCCAAGTACGACGACGAAGGCGCGTTCATCCGCGAGTACGTGCCGGAACTCGAGTCGGTGCCAGCCGACCAACTGATCGAGTGGCCGACGCTTCCTGCCGACGTTCGGGCCGACCTCGCGCCCGACTACCCGGACCCGATCGTGGATCGGAACGCGGCCTACGGCCGGGCTCAGCGCGTGTTCGAGGCGGCGCTCGGCAACGGCGGATAA